DNA from Desulfuromonas thiophila:
TCGCTGTTGTAAAGCTCCACGAAGGTCTTCACGGCTTCGCGCACGTCGGTGATGTTACGGAAAACCCGGCCATAGATGGCCTGCTCTTTCAAGGTGCGGTTGAACCGTTCGGCAACTCCATTGGTCTGGGGTTCGGCAACAAAGGCAAAGCTGGGAGTGATCCCCCAGAACTTGATCTGGTTCTGAAAATGGTCTGAGAGGTA
Protein-coding regions in this window:
- a CDS encoding integrase core domain-containing protein → YLSDHFQNQIKFWGITPSFAFVAEPQTNGVAERFNRTLKEQAIYGRVFRNITDVREAVKTFVELYNSEWRVEKNGFRSPDEIRQAA